A single genomic interval of Aureliella helgolandensis harbors:
- the nhaD gene encoding sodium:proton antiporter NhaD, with protein sequence MLLAGIILLFVVGYLVIALEHPLHIDKAATALFIGASCWALYIIGIDSFLPMERIPEAFQAEVAAAGGHVSAHELAIHYAIEGQFLPLIGEIAYILFFLMGAMTIVELVDAYEGFKVITDRIKTLNKVRLLWTVCFLTFFLSAVLDNLTTTIVMVSLMKKLVRERETRLFFCGMIVVSANAGGAWTVIGDVTTTMLWIGDKISTFTVMSALIIPSLICMIVPLIIASLMLKGDVERPERSGDHEDKTLKPWHSTLFLSLGFAGLIFVPIFKSVTHLPPFMGMMFSLSVIWIVSEFVKHDLDEATRSSTNVVGVLKKIDTASILFFLGILLAVGTLQSTGVLRSLAGWLTDVVPNMQVVALVIGLLSAIVDNVPLVAAGIGMYDFPKDDTFWLFLAYCAGTGGSCLIIGSAAGVAAMGLEKIDFIWYIKRVSLWALVGYLSGAGAYVVQEKLMPRASAAAVEDHAELPASESHVELAAEVHTHPGV encoded by the coding sequence ATGTTATTAGCAGGCATCATTCTATTGTTTGTTGTGGGCTATCTGGTGATTGCCCTGGAGCACCCGCTGCACATTGATAAAGCGGCTACCGCGCTGTTTATCGGGGCCAGTTGCTGGGCGCTGTACATCATCGGCATCGATTCGTTTCTGCCAATGGAGCGAATCCCCGAAGCTTTTCAAGCCGAGGTGGCCGCCGCCGGCGGACATGTTTCGGCCCATGAGTTGGCCATCCATTATGCGATCGAAGGGCAGTTCCTGCCGCTGATTGGTGAAATCGCCTATATCCTGTTCTTCCTCATGGGGGCCATGACCATTGTCGAATTGGTCGATGCCTACGAGGGATTCAAAGTCATCACCGACCGTATCAAGACGCTCAATAAAGTACGACTGCTGTGGACGGTTTGTTTCTTAACCTTCTTTCTGTCGGCAGTGCTCGATAATTTAACGACGACCATTGTGATGGTGTCGCTAATGAAAAAATTGGTACGGGAACGCGAGACGCGGCTGTTCTTCTGCGGCATGATTGTCGTGTCCGCCAATGCGGGCGGAGCCTGGACAGTGATCGGTGACGTGACGACAACCATGTTGTGGATTGGCGACAAAATCTCCACCTTCACGGTCATGAGTGCCTTGATCATCCCAAGTTTGATTTGCATGATCGTGCCGTTGATCATCGCCTCCTTGATGTTAAAAGGGGACGTCGAACGGCCGGAACGTAGCGGAGATCACGAAGATAAGACACTCAAGCCCTGGCACTCGACCCTGTTCCTCTCGCTCGGGTTTGCTGGTTTGATCTTTGTTCCGATCTTCAAATCTGTAACGCACTTGCCGCCGTTCATGGGAATGATGTTTAGCTTGAGTGTTATTTGGATTGTGTCCGAGTTCGTCAAGCACGATCTTGATGAGGCGACCCGCTCGAGCACCAATGTCGTGGGGGTTCTCAAGAAAATCGATACCGCCAGCATCCTGTTCTTCCTGGGGATTCTTTTGGCTGTAGGAACACTGCAGTCGACAGGTGTCCTGCGGTCCTTGGCTGGGTGGCTCACCGATGTCGTGCCTAACATGCAAGTGGTCGCTTTGGTGATCGGCTTACTGTCAGCGATCGTCGACAACGTGCCGCTGGTTGCCGCTGGAATCGGCATGTACGACTTCCCCAAGGACGATACCTTTTGGTTGTTCCTTGCCTACTGTGCTGGAACTGGGGGGAGCTGTTTGATCATTGGCTCCGCTGCAGGGGTGGCTGCTATGGGCCTCGAGAAAATTGACTTTATCTGGTACATCAAGCGCGTTTCGCTATGGGCTCTCGTTGGCTACTTAAGCGGTGCCGGTGCCTATGTTGTCCAAGAGAAGCTAATGCCACGGGCATCTGCTGCAGCAGTTGAAGATCATGCCGAGCTGCCAGCTTCCGAGTCCCATGTGGAACTTGCGGCCGAAGTGCATACCCACCCTGGTGTATAA
- the cpaB gene encoding Flp pilus assembly protein CpaB, which yields MRAKSLVLLIVALGCGMIAAVAASKAVMQDGGDSSEAMTEIFIAVKELPHLQKISAENVKLEKWPSKRLPTGAITNLDQIEGKFTNQKIFPGEPLLERKLTDTRDSFSTGIPEGYRIFSITESASYIKPGDHVDIVGTFTIGSGRNGKKESSTVMRNVTVHGINGITTRDNEEKTAAKSYDFQLLVKESQLEALTLANSVGDLRLSLRPFGEDNEDTGTDNGETFMSWMRSQEPAASEDEDFAATRGMESMFTNTKVEAPAPEPKNSLSIITPNGVTRYEWSGEKDIPQPVSENGARGAGDANNSMPANPWDVASENVYSGYGGYSPTYPTGTSLSQPAAGAEPAAAAPSPKVD from the coding sequence ATGCGAGCAAAATCACTTGTACTTCTTATCGTGGCACTTGGTTGCGGAATGATCGCCGCCGTCGCAGCAAGCAAAGCTGTGATGCAAGATGGCGGAGATTCTTCCGAGGCGATGACCGAGATCTTCATCGCAGTAAAGGAACTGCCACACCTCCAGAAAATCTCTGCGGAGAATGTCAAACTAGAAAAGTGGCCGTCCAAACGGCTGCCGACTGGTGCTATTACCAACTTGGACCAAATCGAAGGCAAATTCACCAACCAAAAGATTTTCCCGGGTGAACCCCTGCTAGAGCGTAAGTTGACCGACACGCGGGATAGCTTTTCGACGGGCATCCCCGAGGGCTACCGAATTTTCAGCATTACCGAATCGGCTAGCTATATCAAGCCAGGCGATCACGTTGATATCGTCGGAACGTTTACCATCGGCAGCGGACGCAATGGTAAGAAGGAAAGTTCAACCGTCATGCGCAATGTGACCGTGCATGGCATCAACGGTATCACCACTCGCGACAACGAAGAGAAAACGGCTGCGAAGTCCTACGACTTCCAACTCCTCGTCAAGGAAAGCCAGCTCGAAGCACTCACGCTAGCCAATAGCGTTGGAGATCTGCGGCTTAGCCTTCGCCCGTTCGGCGAAGATAATGAAGACACCGGGACGGACAATGGCGAGACGTTCATGAGCTGGATGCGTTCGCAAGAACCCGCAGCCAGCGAGGACGAAGATTTCGCAGCCACCCGTGGTATGGAATCGATGTTCACGAACACCAAAGTCGAGGCACCAGCTCCAGAACCCAAGAACTCGCTGAGCATCATCACCCCCAATGGAGTCACCCGCTACGAGTGGAGTGGGGAGAAAGACATCCCCCAACCGGTCAGTGAAAATGGGGCAAGAGGCGCAGGTGACGCAAACAATTCAATGCCAGCAAATCCGTGGGATGTAGCATCTGAGAATGTTTATTCAGGTTACGGTGGATATTCGCCGACATATCCTACAGGTACATCACTGTCGCAGCCCGCAGCGGGAGCCGAGCCAGCCGCCGCTGCTCCTTCGCCCAAAGTCGACTAG
- a CDS encoding AAA family ATPase has protein sequence MSNVLRLALVDPQDDSRETLKKMLLGMDIVWLEAECSRYEFFPDVVTQSTPDVGVVSLDGNPDSALALLEKMHATAPDCAILAVSSSGDGQLILRAMRAGAKEFLTLPLSLDDLMAALTRISDSKNKGKSGGNRNAKIIAVAGASGGVGCTSVAVNLGCVLASNPENSVALVDLDLAIGDADVFLDTIPDYSLLDVTQNVSRLDFQLLKRSLTKHSSGLYLLPRPVQLQDVAYITPESLRRVFGLLKATFSHIVIDVSKGFTEIDLAAFEFANDVLMVVQLDLPCLRNLVRLQMSFDEIEGLREKLKIIVNRVGLESGQIKLKKAKETIGREIFGQIPNDYRTMIEVRNNGIPLLEQAPKAPITVAMQNLANAINGSGAENAEDGDDAEAAGASASGSSSWLNFWPNKGKQKNNR, from the coding sequence ATGAGTAATGTACTCCGCCTCGCTTTGGTCGATCCGCAAGATGACTCGCGCGAAACCCTCAAGAAAATGCTCCTCGGGATGGATATCGTCTGGCTCGAGGCAGAGTGCTCGCGCTATGAGTTCTTTCCGGACGTCGTCACTCAATCTACTCCCGATGTTGGAGTCGTCAGTCTCGATGGAAATCCAGATTCCGCTTTGGCGCTGCTTGAGAAGATGCATGCCACGGCTCCCGACTGCGCCATCCTAGCGGTGAGTTCCAGTGGGGATGGGCAGTTGATTTTGCGAGCCATGCGGGCTGGCGCCAAGGAATTTTTAACACTGCCGTTGAGCCTTGATGATCTCATGGCTGCGTTGACGCGCATTTCCGATTCCAAGAACAAGGGGAAGAGCGGCGGAAACCGCAACGCAAAAATCATTGCGGTCGCTGGAGCTTCCGGTGGCGTCGGCTGCACCAGCGTCGCGGTAAACCTCGGCTGCGTACTCGCGTCCAATCCCGAGAATTCGGTTGCCTTGGTGGATCTCGATCTGGCGATCGGTGATGCCGATGTATTCCTCGACACCATCCCAGACTACAGCCTCCTCGACGTGACACAGAACGTCTCGCGGCTCGACTTCCAATTGCTCAAACGGTCATTGACCAAACACAGTTCCGGCCTCTACCTGCTCCCCCGTCCGGTGCAACTGCAAGACGTTGCCTACATCACCCCGGAATCACTCCGGCGAGTATTTGGGTTGCTCAAAGCGACCTTCTCACACATTGTGATTGACGTTTCCAAGGGATTCACCGAGATCGACTTGGCGGCCTTTGAGTTCGCGAACGATGTCTTAATGGTGGTCCAGCTCGACCTTCCGTGCTTGCGCAATCTCGTGCGGTTGCAAATGTCCTTTGACGAAATTGAAGGGCTGCGTGAAAAGCTCAAGATCATCGTCAATCGCGTTGGACTGGAGAGCGGCCAGATTAAGCTCAAGAAGGCGAAAGAAACGATCGGACGAGAAATCTTCGGACAGATCCCGAACGACTATCGCACGATGATCGAAGTGCGCAATAACGGTATCCCGCTGCTGGAGCAGGCGCCCAAGGCGCCGATCACGGTGGCGATGCAAAATTTGGCCAATGCGATCAATGGCAGCGGTGCTGAAAACGCCGAAGATGGCGATGATGCGGAAGCAGCCGGTGCCTCAGCCAGCGGCTCCAGCTCCTGGTTGAATTTCTGGCCTAACAAGGGCAAGCAGAAAAACAATCGCTAG
- a CDS encoding Flp family type IVb pilin, translating into MKNFASKIQRFLKSEDGPTAVEYAVMLALIVVVCLGAITSIGTSASATFTEVANQL; encoded by the coding sequence ATGAAGAATTTCGCCTCGAAGATCCAACGTTTCCTAAAGTCTGAAGATGGACCGACCGCGGTTGAGTACGCAGTAATGCTCGCTCTGATCGTAGTTGTGTGCTTGGGTGCTATTACCTCGATCGGTACTAGTGCTTCGGCAACCTTCACCGAAGTTGCAAACCAACTGTAG
- a CDS encoding type II and III secretion system protein family protein, whose product MAVLKRCPRNKWLLRRLFARAICGVLATVSVCGSQSVSAQEQPLHQWQIVNTSVDVSNSEERQAMRMVVSTSREITANQPFKSIRIQNPDILSVLPLEGGNRLQLSALTTGITQVDLLGADESVHSIEVMVLGDVRELEAILRGLFPDANLQVVPVQQGCIVSGFVTSDDHVEEVMEIAELYFPTVINKVNVTGVYTIQLETQIMEISRTKLRELGIDWAFANGDDFIKQSVGGIVSNASGAISTTGIETFQLGVIENSSTFFTAVRALRKNNLVKVLASPTLTAVDGRPASFNAGGEIPILIPAGLGQVAVQFREFGTRLDYVAKVRGNGRIWLEVRPYVSEIDPSRSVVINGTSVPGLRSRFLETGVEMGAGQTLALAGLLQVKSETVNLGLPVLSDIPYVGALFRTTREEQNEIELLITVTPNFAGPMDPHEVPSMAPGMFSQPPTDKELYWKGYVETPVGGNAQCPPEAGNFVPNQNYIDPQPGYYQEATPPQYMNAPTDGGYNTPSAPLPTVTPNAAAMNNSTSTPKLARQPVTTNLPPAQAPQAGGQSQNQQYLESYPTGGVVR is encoded by the coding sequence ATGGCTGTCTTGAAACGCTGCCCCCGCAACAAGTGGTTGCTACGACGCCTTTTCGCACGTGCTATCTGCGGGGTTCTGGCTACCGTCAGCGTCTGCGGCAGCCAGTCGGTCTCAGCCCAAGAGCAGCCACTGCACCAATGGCAGATCGTCAATACTAGCGTTGACGTTTCAAATTCAGAAGAACGCCAAGCTATGCGGATGGTGGTCAGCACCAGCCGTGAAATCACCGCGAACCAACCCTTCAAGAGTATCCGCATTCAGAATCCGGATATTCTGTCTGTTCTGCCGCTGGAGGGTGGCAATCGCCTTCAACTCTCCGCCCTGACCACTGGTATCACCCAGGTGGATCTACTCGGAGCTGACGAATCGGTCCACTCCATCGAAGTCATGGTGCTAGGGGATGTCCGCGAATTGGAGGCAATTCTGCGTGGCTTGTTCCCCGACGCAAATCTCCAAGTTGTGCCAGTCCAACAGGGCTGTATCGTCAGCGGATTTGTCACCAGCGACGACCACGTCGAAGAGGTCATGGAGATCGCTGAACTCTATTTCCCAACGGTGATCAACAAGGTGAACGTAACCGGCGTTTACACGATCCAGTTGGAAACTCAAATCATGGAGATTTCGCGGACGAAGCTTCGCGAACTCGGCATCGACTGGGCATTTGCCAACGGCGACGACTTCATCAAGCAATCGGTCGGCGGAATTGTGAGTAACGCGAGCGGCGCGATCTCCACAACAGGTATTGAAACCTTTCAACTGGGTGTGATTGAGAACAGTAGCACCTTCTTCACCGCCGTCCGTGCACTGCGTAAAAACAATCTGGTGAAGGTGTTGGCCAGTCCGACCTTGACCGCTGTCGATGGTCGCCCGGCTAGCTTCAATGCAGGGGGAGAAATCCCGATCCTGATCCCCGCTGGTTTAGGACAGGTCGCCGTTCAATTCCGCGAGTTCGGAACGCGATTGGATTACGTTGCCAAGGTACGCGGCAACGGTCGCATTTGGTTGGAAGTCCGTCCCTATGTCAGCGAAATCGATCCAAGTCGAAGCGTAGTCATCAACGGTACGAGCGTGCCTGGTCTCCGCAGCCGCTTCCTCGAGACAGGCGTCGAAATGGGTGCGGGCCAAACGCTCGCTCTGGCGGGACTGTTGCAGGTCAAGAGCGAAACGGTGAACCTCGGTCTGCCGGTTCTATCAGACATCCCCTACGTCGGCGCTCTTTTCCGCACCACGCGTGAGGAACAGAATGAGATCGAGTTGTTGATCACAGTGACTCCGAACTTTGCTGGTCCGATGGATCCCCATGAAGTTCCAAGCATGGCTCCAGGTATGTTCTCGCAGCCTCCAACGGACAAGGAACTGTATTGGAAGGGCTATGTCGAAACCCCTGTAGGCGGAAACGCGCAGTGTCCACCTGAGGCAGGCAATTTTGTCCCGAACCAGAACTATATCGATCCCCAACCGGGCTATTACCAAGAGGCAACACCTCCGCAATACATGAACGCTCCGACCGACGGAGGCTACAACACCCCTTCCGCTCCGCTGCCCACGGTGACTCCCAACGCGGCTGCAATGAACAACAGTACCAGTACTCCCAAACTCGCACGTCAACCGGTGACCACGAATCTTCCGCCAGCCCAAGCCCCGCAAGCGGGAGGCCAATCGCAAAACCAACAATACTTAGAGAGCTACCCAACTGGTGGTGTGGTGCGATAA
- a CDS encoding PAS domain S-box protein: MPSRILRLIPRRQRVWGGLGLIGVAHLPLAAFGSQNPIAYILPIVVTSLCTMASHKHVKMIVLWAITLSVLSMWNAPDGNSTEHRLQLLGLACSHLIIGAAHVLILRSPWGPARTELRLANRLKRQSRHLQEVLQNQETTKRDVEQRAVLQFESDRRTLLEHLPVHVVQKDCEGRFTFVSQSFCRLVGREYADVVGKDDFDLFPSAGASKYVADDQIVMDSGEVFNGVEETQLPDGSHSYMQVRKAAMRDDDGKVIGVQGVFWDITEEYISRKELQRIESRAHALINATLDAVLIVDSEGRALDANPASETILGFARGDVATRPTIGSIMHFNVMENGQRASDAENRNSKFERKASIDTILKSATGRRIEARLRRSDGTWFDAEISAHPLTVDDSQGWAIFIRDITRRKKAEQELRSAKEAAEEANATKSEFVANVSHELRTPLTGIVGLHELLARSPLNERQHNYLRLAKVSASNLLTLIDDLLDFSKIEAGHIEIVSAPFCLATTLEEATHSLAARAQLKGLELMIDLDGEVPPVLLGDAHRIKQVLINLVGNAIKFTERGDVRVRLTPARGPSSEQRTPSASRASGSSGERKRAPQPAVAAGIPAEECIHLRIEVLDSGIGVDAEQRQSIFEAFHQADSSTTRRYGGTGLGLAICKDLVLKMQGTIGVTNAYDMEGNPASGSCFFFELPFVVGAEQELPNVKAVAPKSHKEKIVMAMDSGPWQILLRREIERLGYDTVQIPVARLGDRKQSEFFAAGNNSIVIVDFRELERLRLDSAPVVERWILLNLLAHEQPQHLPTWLKHADVVWLCRPVRRSELLSALTSHSPNKPSPSPPVPVSESLPTRGAHVLLVEDSTINQVILKDMLVGLGHLVTTASNGREAVTLCNQQAFELVLMDIQMPDIDGMEATRQIRQTELATGKHQLICALTAHATRQDRELCTAAGMDLFLVKPISLDCLKVVVEQVQGGPHAAEALQFQLGSPLEENATPLENTPDRLDSPTPEQALQDAPDRAALLVMLHDNEGLMNDVLRLLGRELPKLARSFQAALKAEDSKQARRAVHTFKSNVRQVGLKKLGAYAEQLECMARDSSLEELSPHAPALQDLAGAVADWADGLLDPS, translated from the coding sequence ATGCCATCGCGAATTCTTCGCCTGATTCCCCGTCGTCAGAGGGTTTGGGGTGGTTTGGGCTTGATTGGCGTCGCCCACCTACCGCTAGCCGCCTTCGGCAGCCAAAACCCCATCGCCTATATTCTGCCAATTGTGGTGACCTCCCTGTGCACGATGGCTTCGCACAAGCATGTGAAAATGATCGTGTTGTGGGCGATTACCCTTTCTGTGCTGAGCATGTGGAATGCGCCCGACGGAAATTCGACGGAGCATCGCCTACAATTGTTGGGACTCGCCTGTTCCCATCTCATTATTGGAGCGGCTCATGTGCTGATTCTACGCAGCCCCTGGGGGCCAGCACGTACCGAACTCCGGCTGGCCAATCGCCTCAAACGTCAATCACGGCACTTGCAGGAAGTCCTGCAGAATCAAGAGACGACCAAGCGCGACGTGGAACAACGCGCCGTCCTGCAGTTCGAATCCGATCGACGAACCTTGCTAGAGCATCTACCCGTGCACGTCGTGCAGAAGGATTGCGAGGGGCGGTTCACTTTTGTTTCGCAATCTTTTTGTCGATTGGTGGGTCGTGAGTATGCAGACGTCGTGGGGAAGGATGATTTTGACCTGTTCCCCTCCGCGGGGGCGTCCAAGTACGTGGCTGATGATCAAATTGTCATGGACTCGGGCGAGGTCTTTAACGGAGTCGAGGAAACACAGCTGCCCGACGGCTCTCACTCCTACATGCAAGTCCGCAAAGCCGCCATGCGAGACGACGACGGGAAGGTGATTGGCGTCCAGGGGGTATTTTGGGATATCACCGAGGAATACATCAGTCGCAAGGAGTTGCAACGCATTGAATCGCGAGCCCACGCGCTGATCAATGCGACCCTCGATGCGGTACTCATTGTGGACAGTGAAGGTCGCGCATTGGATGCGAATCCCGCTTCGGAAACGATCCTCGGTTTCGCGCGTGGCGATGTGGCTACGCGACCCACCATCGGGTCGATCATGCATTTCAACGTGATGGAGAACGGACAACGGGCGTCCGACGCCGAGAATCGGAATTCGAAGTTCGAACGCAAGGCATCGATCGATACCATTCTGAAATCGGCTACCGGCCGCCGCATTGAAGCTCGGCTGAGACGAAGCGACGGAACTTGGTTTGATGCCGAGATCTCAGCACACCCTCTTACGGTCGACGATTCGCAAGGCTGGGCTATTTTTATTCGCGATATTACGCGTCGCAAAAAGGCGGAGCAGGAACTTCGATCTGCCAAGGAAGCTGCAGAAGAGGCCAACGCCACCAAGAGTGAATTTGTTGCCAATGTCAGTCATGAACTACGCACTCCGTTGACCGGAATTGTAGGCCTGCATGAGCTGCTGGCGCGAAGCCCCCTCAACGAGCGCCAACACAACTATCTGCGGTTGGCGAAAGTCTCGGCCAGCAACCTGCTGACACTTATCGATGACCTTCTCGATTTCTCCAAAATCGAAGCTGGGCATATCGAAATCGTGTCCGCCCCATTCTGCCTAGCCACCACGCTCGAGGAGGCAACACACTCCCTCGCTGCCAGAGCCCAGCTCAAAGGCTTGGAGCTGATGATTGACTTGGACGGTGAGGTGCCGCCGGTACTGCTAGGCGACGCGCACCGTATTAAGCAGGTGCTTATCAACCTCGTCGGCAATGCAATCAAATTTACGGAACGTGGCGATGTGCGTGTGCGGCTCACCCCTGCGCGTGGACCTTCTTCAGAACAGCGAACCCCCTCAGCCTCTCGAGCGTCTGGCTCCAGCGGGGAACGCAAGCGGGCTCCGCAGCCAGCCGTTGCAGCAGGAATTCCAGCAGAGGAATGCATCCACCTAAGGATTGAAGTTCTCGATAGTGGAATTGGTGTCGATGCCGAGCAACGCCAGTCGATTTTTGAAGCCTTTCATCAAGCGGATAGTAGTACCACACGAAGGTATGGAGGCACAGGACTCGGTTTGGCGATCTGCAAAGACCTTGTGCTGAAGATGCAGGGGACTATCGGAGTTACCAATGCTTATGACATGGAGGGAAACCCCGCCTCTGGGAGTTGTTTTTTCTTCGAATTACCGTTTGTTGTTGGTGCAGAGCAGGAATTGCCGAACGTGAAGGCCGTCGCTCCCAAGTCTCACAAGGAAAAAATTGTGATGGCGATGGACAGCGGGCCCTGGCAAATACTGCTGCGACGGGAGATTGAAAGATTGGGGTACGATACCGTTCAGATACCGGTCGCCCGATTGGGAGATCGCAAACAGTCTGAATTTTTTGCAGCTGGAAATAACTCCATTGTTATCGTCGATTTTCGAGAGTTGGAACGCCTCCGACTCGATAGTGCTCCGGTAGTCGAACGCTGGATTTTGCTCAATTTGCTGGCGCATGAACAACCGCAACATCTGCCCACTTGGCTCAAACATGCCGATGTGGTTTGGTTGTGTCGGCCCGTCCGGCGGTCCGAGTTGCTCAGCGCGCTGACCAGCCATTCACCGAACAAGCCCAGCCCCAGTCCCCCAGTGCCAGTCAGCGAGAGTTTGCCCACGCGTGGTGCCCACGTGCTGCTGGTCGAAGACAGCACGATCAACCAAGTGATCCTCAAGGATATGCTGGTAGGCTTGGGGCACCTTGTGACCACTGCCAGCAACGGCCGCGAAGCGGTGACGCTATGCAACCAGCAGGCCTTCGAATTGGTTTTGATGGATATCCAAATGCCAGATATTGATGGTATGGAAGCCACGCGCCAAATACGGCAAACCGAGTTGGCAACAGGAAAACACCAACTCATCTGTGCCCTGACGGCTCATGCAACGCGACAAGATCGTGAGTTGTGTACCGCCGCGGGAATGGATCTGTTTCTGGTCAAACCGATCTCGTTGGATTGCTTGAAAGTCGTCGTCGAGCAGGTACAGGGAGGGCCTCACGCTGCGGAAGCACTCCAGTTTCAGCTCGGATCGCCGCTGGAAGAAAATGCAACTCCATTGGAAAATACGCCCGATAGGCTCGATTCTCCGACACCGGAACAAGCCCTGCAAGATGCTCCGGATAGGGCCGCACTGCTCGTCATGCTGCATGACAACGAGGGTCTAATGAACGATGTCTTGCGTCTCCTTGGCAGGGAGTTGCCCAAGCTGGCGCGAAGCTTTCAAGCGGCACTTAAGGCCGAGGACTCCAAGCAAGCTCGACGGGCTGTTCATACGTTCAAGAGCAATGTACGCCAAGTAGGCCTTAAGAAACTGGGCGCGTACGCTGAGCAACTCGAATGCATGGCTCGCGATTCCAGTCTGGAGGAGCTGTCACCCCACGCCCCTGCCCTGCAGGATTTAGCGGGTGCTGTGGCAGATTGGGCCGATGGACTGCTAGACCCCTCCTAG
- a CDS encoding A24 family peptidase yields MESIISQLSENGAMWAVSVTLVIAAVIDGLYLKVPNKITYPLILAGWIYSTAVGGWAGLGWSLAATFFGLALLFGLHLIGGMGAGDVKLLAGIAAFVHIEHTWYIFVATTIVGAIMAIAQIAISGDWVKHWTQAQALLHEIVTVRNADKLYEISQERKPRMRLLPYGIPMTVAAIGYFAFAGLI; encoded by the coding sequence ATGGAATCAATCATTAGTCAATTGTCGGAAAACGGGGCCATGTGGGCCGTCTCCGTTACTCTGGTCATCGCAGCAGTTATCGACGGGCTCTATCTCAAAGTGCCAAACAAGATCACCTACCCGCTGATTTTGGCTGGTTGGATCTACAGCACGGCCGTCGGCGGCTGGGCAGGACTGGGCTGGAGTCTAGCAGCGACCTTTTTCGGCTTGGCATTGCTCTTCGGTTTGCACCTCATCGGTGGTATGGGAGCCGGGGACGTCAAACTGCTCGCCGGTATCGCTGCCTTTGTGCACATTGAGCACACTTGGTACATCTTCGTTGCCACCACCATCGTCGGTGCCATCATGGCCATCGCACAGATCGCGATCAGCGGAGACTGGGTGAAGCACTGGACTCAAGCCCAAGCTTTACTTCACGAAATTGTCACCGTCCGCAATGCGGATAAGCTCTACGAGATCTCGCAGGAACGCAAGCCTCGCATGCGTCTGCTTCCCTACGGCATCCCCATGACGGTGGCTGCCATTGGATATTTCGCCTTCGCGGGATTGATCTAA